The Carnobacterium divergens nucleotide sequence TAATATTTTTTACTTTATCGCATACAAAGGAGCTTTCTTATCATGAAAAATAAAGAAATGACGTTTATCACTCAAAAAGATTACGTAACTGCTCTAGAAAAAATAATGCAGCCTTTGCGACAGGAACTGCTCTTTTCATCAACCTCAGGATTAAACCTAGGAACTAGTGGTGCCGTTTATACTCAGCAGCGAGCAGAAATGGAAGCTCTTATCCGTCCTTTATGGGGACTTTCAGCCTTATGGACCATTGAAAAAGACTCCCCTTTGCAACTCGCTTATTTAGAAAAAATAACGCAAGGAACAGATCCTACAAGCCCTGTTTATTGGGGAGACATTCAAAATTATGACCAATATATAGTCGAATCAGCCGCGCTATCCTTGACGATTTTGCTTCATAAAGACTATTTTTTTGATGCTTTATCTAAAAAGTCAAAAACAAATTTAATCAACTGGTTGAATCAAGCTCTTGAACGAAAAATCCCTAAAAATAACTGGACTTTTTTTAAAATTTTAATTCGAATCGCTCTATCTTCTTGTGGAGAAAAGCTGGATCAGCAAGCACTTGATGTTGAATTAAAATTGATTGACTCCATGTATCTAGGAGATGGATGGTATAAAGACGGACAAGAAACTCAAAGAGATTACTATGTTCCTTTTGCTTTTCATTATTATGGTTTGATTTATGCAACTTTTATGAAGGATATTGATCCTGTTCGATCAAAAATTTTTATTGAACGTGCAACCTATTTTTCGAAAGATTTTATTTATTATTTTGATGAAGACGGTGAAGCATTGCCTTTTGGCAGAAGTTTAACGTATCGTTTTGCTCAAGCTGCTTTTTTTTCAGCTTTAATTTTTGCAGATGTTGAAGCGATTCCTTGGGGTGAAATGAAAACGCTTATGTCCGCACATTTAACCAATTGGATGAACCATGATATTTTCACAGTTGATGGACGGCTATCAATTGGTTATCATTATGAAAATTTAATTATGGCGGAAGGGTACAATGCTCCTGGCTCTCCATATTGGGGGCTAAAATTCTTTTTACTACTAGCAGTACCTGACACACATCCCTTTTGGCAGGCTTCTCCCGTTCCTTTAAGTAAACGTTCTAAGAAGCTCGTCCATAATGGGAATATGCTTTTACATTATAATCACAATCACTCACACTTACTCGGTTACCCTGCTGGACTTATGCTAAAGAACCAAGCACATGCTCAAGCAAAATACAGTAAATTTGTTTACTCTACTAAATTTGGATTTAGCGTACCTAAAGCGAGTATTTCTTACGAAGAAGGAGCATTCGATAATACATTAGCTGTTTCATGTGACCTAAATAGCTATTATCGCACTAAGGGAGAAGTTACGGATTATCTTTTAACTGAAACGTATACAACTCAAACATGGCATCCTTTTGAGGGGGTCTCCATTACCACAACCATCTATCCTTTTGGCGAATGGCATTTACGCGTTCATGAAATTGAAACAAGTAGGTCCCTTGACTTACGTGAAGGAGGATTCAGTGTTCCTCTGCTGGGACAACATCCAAAAGCAACTCATTCACAAACCGAAGCTTGTATACACGAAGGGAAATTAACCTCTCAAATTGTTGCCATTGAAGGATATGATACAGCCGAAATTATTCGTCCAGAAGTAAATACGTCTCTCTTTTTCCCACGTACCTCTTTTCCTTCTTTGCAAACAACTATTTCCGCTGGAAAACACCGTCTTATATGTTTAGTTGGCGGTATTGTATCAAATACAACTAAGAAAGGACGTTAACAATGATTGAATTAGCATTAAAAAATAAACACCAACAACAGATTTCAGGGAAAATCGACCATGAAAAAGAAAGACAGGAACTTAAGGCAATAGGAACTGAAATGGCCGTCCTGACAATTAAAGATTACACCTATTTGGAGGGCGATTACATCCATATCACAACAGACAAAGCTAATTGCTACCTTGTGGTTCAACTTGATGAAACCCTCGCTCCTACACTTATTTATTTAACGAAAAAAACATGGAGCTATCTGATACCAATAGCACACTCAGCTAAAAAGGCTTCTGTTGAAACAGCCTTTTCTTCAAAAAGACACCATCTTGTGGTCAGAAAAGCCTATGATTTTGAAATAAACCATTATCAAAACTTATCCATTAATCCTCATGACCAAAAAGAAGACACTTATGCCTATCCTCACGCAACTGCAAATGTCGAGACCAGAGATGACGTTGTGTTCTTTGCCAAAAATGCAATTGATGGAAAATATGGAAACTTGTCTCATGGTTCTTATCCTTATAATTCATGGGGAATCAATCAACAAGCAGAGGCTACACTCACCATTGAATTTGGTCGAGTCGTTGAAGTCGATTGGATTCGCTTATTATTTAGAGCCGATTACCCTCATGATAGCCATTGGAAAGAAGTAACCCTTTGTTTTTCTAATGGAGAGGAAAAAATAGTCTCAACGACGGACTCACCTCATTTCCAAGAACTCTCATTCTCACCGATAAAAACAACTTATCTCACCTTAAAAGAGTTAAAAAAAGCTCCTGATGCTTCCCCATTTCCCGCTTTAACACAAATCGAAATTTTTGGTAAAAATAAATAGCGACTAGAAAAAAACAACTTTACTAAAGAGTTGTTTTTTTATTTATATAAGAAATTTCCTTAAATGAGTTGCTTTTTCCTTTTTTTACGTTATAATTCTTATTGAAGTTAACATATTAACAAGTTAAGGAGAATACACATGACGATTCTTTTAGAAAACAAACAACGGTTGATAACGCTTGGTGAATCTATCTCTTCACAATGGCTAGAGACCCAATTAGATTTATGTATTAAAAAAATTGAACAAAACATGTTGCGCTTTGGAGAAAAATTTCCTTCCGCCTGTGGAACAAATGGGCACTATCGCTTAAAAGAAAATGATGACTGGACGAATGGTTTTTGGACAGGAATGCTATGGCTTTCTTATGAAGCCACTCAAAATGAAAGTTTTCTCAATCTTGCTCTTAAAAATATGGAGAGTTTTCAAGAACGCTTAGACTGTCATTTTGTTCTAGACCATCATGATATCGGTTTTTTATATAGCTTGTCTGCTGGAGCTGGATATAAAATCACTAAAAATGAAGCCTATAAAAAACAACTTCTACAAGCCGCAGATGTTTTACTCGCTCGATTTCAACCAAATGGACAATTTATTCAAGCTTGGGGCAAGTATGGGGAGGAAAAAGAATACCGTTTGATTATTGATTCATTAATCAACTTGCCTCTTTTATTTGAAGCAACTCGACTTTCCAATAATCCTATCTATGCAGCCACTGCAAAAAAACACTATTGGACTTTGTTAACTACTGTTATTCGTGAAAATGCAACAACGTATCATACTTATTATTTTAATCCTGAAACTGGTAAACCGAGTCATGGAGCCACTCATCAAGGCAACAGCGACCACTCAATCTGGGCCAGAGGACAAAGTTGGGCTGTTCTTGGAATCCCTTTAAACGAAAGCTTTCTTCATTCAAATCCATTTCCACAAAATTATCCTGCTATTGTCGATCAATTTATTGAACATCTGCCTGCTGATTTAGTTCCTTATTGGGATTTTGATTTTACTGATGAGAAGCCTTCCGCTAAAGATAGTTCTTCTTTGGCAATTGCAGCCTGTGGTTTGTTAGAAGCAAGTAAATTAGATGCTTATCCAGACGCAGATGCCATTGCTAAAGGAATGATTTATCAGCTAGGCGAGCATTATTCAACAAAAAATAATGAAGCAAATGAAGGTCTTTTATTACATGGTGTTTACGCTTATGCCGAAGGAAAAGGCATTGACGAGCCGAATTTATGGGGCGATTACTTTTATTTAGAAGCTTTAACTAGATTGGCAAATAAAAATTGGCAACGATACTGGTAGGGAGAGAAGAAAATGCATGTATTTGAAATAAAAGAAGATTTTTTACTAGATGGAAAGCCAATTAAATTGATTAGCGGTGCCATTCATTATTTTCGTATGACTCCTGCTCAGTGGGAAGATAGTCTTTACAATTTAAAGGCACTTGGAGCAAATACCGTTGAGACTTATATTCCGTGGAACATCCACGAACCCCTTGAAGGTCAATTTGATTTTGAAGGAAACAAAAATATTGAAAAATTTGTTAAGTTAGCACAAAGCTTAGAATTGATGGTTATTTTACGACCTTCTGTTTATATCTGTGCCGAATGGGAATTTGGTGGCCTTCCTTCTTGGATATTGAAAGAAAAAGGAATTCGATTACGTTCAACTGATCCTCGCTTTATGCAAAAAGTCCGTAATTATTTTAGCATGTTAATTCCTAAATTAACCCCCTTACAATTAACTGAGGGTGGCCCTGTTATCATGATGCAAATCGAAAATGAGTATGGTTCTTATGGAATGGAAAAAGAGTATCTTCGTCAAACCAAAGATTTAATGAGAGAATTTGGAGTTACTCAACCGTTATTTACATCAGATGGCGCTTGGAACGAAGTATTAGATGCTGGAACGTTGATTGAAGAGGATATTTTTGTAACAGGAAATTTTGGTAGTCAATCAAAAGAAAATGCCACTGTTCTACGTGATTTCATGCATCGTCATGGAAAAAATTGGCCAATTATGTGTATGGAATATTGGGATGGCTGGTTTAACCGTTGGGGAGAAGCGATTGTTAAACGTGACGCAGATGATTTGGCAAGGGATGTCAAAGACATGTTGCAAATTGGTTCGTTAAATTTATATATGTTTCATGGTGGAACTAATTTTGGATTTTATAATGGCTGCTCTGCAAGAGGTTCACTGGATCTTCCGCAAATTACAAGTTATGATTACGATGCTCTATTAACAGAATGGGGAGAACCTACCGAAAAATATTATGCTGTTCAAAAGGTCATTAAAGAGGTGTGCCCAGATGTCTGGCAAGCTCCTCCAAGAAGCAAAAAACTCACTTCATTTGGCAGCTATCCAGTCACAGCTAGTGTTTCATTATTCAATACATTGAACACCATGTCTTCTGCTATCCATTCTAGTTACCCTAAGTCGATGGAGGAAGCAAGTACGGGTTATGGTTATCTGTTGTATTCCATTAATATAAAAAACTACTTTCATGAGAATAAATTAAAAATAGTAGAAGCAGGCGATCGCGTGCAAGTCTTTATTGAAGGAGATCCCATTGCAACACAATACCAGCAATCATTGGGAGACGAGCTTACTTATTCCAGTTCATCACTTAACGAAACCCTTGCGGTTGATTTTTTAGTTGAAAATTTAGGACGGGTAAACTACGGCTTTAAATTTAATAGTCCTACTCAATCTAAAGGTATTCGAGGAGGAATTATTCATGATATCCATTTCCATCAAGGGTATACACACTATCCACTTCCCCTAGATTCTGCACAAATCAGGGCGATTGATTTTTCAGCACAACCTAATGAACATCAACCGTCCTTTTATCAAATAAAGCTTACTCTAACTGACGTGGAAGATACCTTTATTGATTGTTCGGCTTATGGAAAAGGGTGTGTTTTTGTTAATGGTATCAATCTAGGGCGATACTGGGACAAAGGGCCAGTTTACTCACTTTATTGTCCAAAAGAATTTTTAACTAAAGGCGATAATGAAATTGTGATTTTTGAAACGGAAGGCATCGCCATTGATTTTTTAACTTTTTTAGACCATCCATTGTACAAAAAAAATAGTTAAACAAAATAGAAGTAGAAGCTTATTCAGCCTCTACTTCTATTTTAGTTTTGAAATATTTCCAGTGTTTGTAGCTTAAAATGTATTCAGCAACGCTATTATCTGCTAAGTAAGAATATTTCATTTGTTTTACGACAGGTTCTCGAAAACTTAAACAAAGTAAATTTAACAATTCCGCATCCTCTGGAAATTCAATTTCATTTGTTTCCGTTGAAGCTAATGAAAAAAGATCAATTCCAAAATCTTTTCTTACTCGTTCATACACACTCGCATAAATGGATAAATCTTTTGAAATAGGTTCTTTCATTAACCTTTTAGGTAAATGCGTAATGTGTAATAAAAAAGGAATCTCTCCCACACAGCGAACTCGCTTAATTTTATAATAAGATTCCGTACTCGCTAGGCCTAATTTAGTTAGAATATCAGGGTCTTGTTCTTCTTCAACTGAAATGACTTTTACGGTCTCAGAATCTAACGAATGATTTTCAATATCAGAAAATTTTACACTTTGTGCAACTTTTGACTTAGAGACAAACGTCCCTTTCCCTTGGATGCGATAAAGATAACCTGCACTCGTAAGTTCGTTTAGTGCTTTTACTGCAGTAATTGAGCTCACCTTATAGCGTTGTTTTATGTCTGCTTCCGAATAAAACTTATCTCCCGGCACAAACTGATGATTTTTTATTTCACTTAAAAGTTCTTGTTTAATTTGTTCATATTTGGGTATCACATGAATCACCTTCTTTCAAAAGAATTCTCACTACTAAGAATAACATATCAACTTTTGATTATCAATTCCTACCTATTCCTTTTAAATAGGCCTTAATTTGATCTTTAAGTAGTTAAAAAAACTTTTTACTCAATATGTTAAGATATTAGGTTTACGAATTCCATTTCATATGGTATAGTATTTTTGCAAGGAACATAACATGTTAAGTTAATGCGCAATTATCAAGTACAAGGAGGCAATCAAGTGAAACATATTGTATTAGTCAGTCACGGAGAAATGGCACAAGGAGTTAAAGCCACATTAGAAATGCTTATTGGTAAACAAGATACGGTGCACGCTGTTTCATTACGCGCAGATGGCGACAATATTCAATTTGAAGAAGATCTTACTGAAAAAATGAAAGCCCTTTACGAAGAAGAAATTATTATTATCGCAGATTTATTAGGAGGGACTCCTTGTAATGTTGCAGTCAAAAATTATTTAACAAACGAGAACATTATGATTATAGCAGGTATGTCTTTGCCACTTGTAATCGAAGCCGCTATGAATCCTTTAGCAACGATTAAAGAGCTCGTTAAAGTCGGAAGTGATGGTGCAGTTGATGTGAAGGTTCAACTTAAGCAAGCAGCAGATACGATGGATCAAGCAACTGTGGAAGACAATATCATTGAGTGTTATCCAAATGCGGAAGATGCTACTATCGTCAACACACGTATTGATGAGCGCTTAATTCATGGGCAAGTTGCAGGTATTTGGTCTACTAGCTTAGACACTCAAAGAATTATTGTTGCTAACGATGCGGCAGCAGCGGACCCATTACAAAAATCTTCTCTTCGGATGGCGACTCCCACTTCCATGCGTTTATCTGTTCTTCCAGTCATTAAAGCTGCTCAGAATATTCAGTCTGGTAAATATGGCAAACAACGAATTTTCTTATTATTTAAAAATCCAACAGATGTTTTAACCTTTATTGAAGCGGGCGGAAAACTCGCTACTGTGAATGTTGGAAACATGAGCCATAAAACAGGAACTCGTGAGGTGACAAAAAGTATTAAAGTTCTACCTGAAGAAGAAATCGTCTTTGAAAAAATTGCAACAACTGGAGTCAGTCTTACTGCTCAATTAGTCCCAAATGATCCATCAATCGATTTTCTATCAAAATTAAGAAATTAAAATTAGGAGGAAAAATTCATGCATTTAGCCGCATATCAGATTATTCTTATTACGATTTATGCCTTTATTGCTATTAATGATTCACTTATTTCAAACACCTTAACTCAACCAGCCATTGCTGGAATGATTTCCGGGTTAATTATGGGCGACCTTGAAACCGGTTTAATGGTTGGAGGAACCTTACAATTAATGCGTTTAGGTATTGCTGCTTTTGGTGGTGCCTCTGTACCTGACTACTTTACTGGTGCCGTACTTGGAACCGCATTTGCCATTATATCAGGAAAAGGTGCTGAATATGGAATTGGCTTAGCTGTTCCTGTTTCGTTATTAATGTTACAACTTGATGTTGTCGCTCGTTTTTGTAATGTGTACTTGTTGCATCGAGTAGACAAAGCCATTGATAAAATGCAGTTAAATCGGATTCCACGCCTTGTTCTATCAGGTTCTTTCCTTTGGGGATTATCTCGCGCTATCCCGATTCTATTAATGTTGCTAGTTGGAGATGCTGCTGTTACCACTTTAACGAACAACATGCCTGAATGGTTGATGACTGGCTTAAAAACAGCTGGCGGTGTGTTACCTGTTGTGGGTGTCGCTATTCTATTACGTTATTTACCAACCAAACAATACATTCCATATTTACTTGTAGGATTTTTCTTAGCAGCCTATCTAAATGTTCCAATGTTGGGCGTTTCAATCATTGGTGTCGTAGCTGCAATGTTAGTATTTAAACGTGATAGCAATAAGATTCAGGAAGTGGCTACCACTTCAAATACCAACACTTTGGAAGGAGGATTTGATGGAGATGAGTAATCAAAAATTAACAAAACAAGAATTAAATAAAATAAGCTGGCGGTATATTTTAGGAAGTCAATTGAACTGGAACTATGAACGAATGATGAGTTCTGGCTATCTTTATGGAATCCTACCTGTTTTAAAGAAATTCTATGGGCACGATGAGGAGCAACTCCAAGACATGTTACGAACACATAATCAATTTTTTAATACCAATGCTATTTTTGGAAATTTAATCATGGGTATTGATGTGGCAATTGAAGAAGAAGATGGTTATAAAGCTAAGGACACTATTATTGCCCTGAAAACAGCGTTGATGGGGTCACTTGCTGGTGTTGGAGATTCTCTATTCCATGTTATCTGGGGAACTATTTTTGGCTCTGTAGCAGGTACGCTCGCACAAAATGGTTCTGTCGTTGGCTGTGTCATTTGGATCATTGCAAATATCGCCCTACTCTTTGGCCGTGCTGCTTTATTACCATTAGGGTATAAACAAGGTGTCAAGTTAGTCACCACCTTAAAAGATAAGTTATCCGCTTTTACTAATGCGGCAACGGTTCTTGGAATCACCGTTATTGGTGCTTTAATTCCTTCTGTGATCAAAGCAACGGTTCCGTTTGTATATAAGAAAAATGGTGTTGAGTTAGTTATCCAAGACACATTAGATGCTATTTTACCTTCCCTTGTCCCAATTTTACTAGTTCTTTTAACTTATTGGATGCTTGGACAAAAGAAATTAAATTCTACTCGTGTAATTTGGATTATTTTAATTCTTTCTATCGCATTAAGTGCTTTTGGCATCTTAGGGTAACCATTTTTATTACTAAAAGGAGTGAATAGATTTGAAACGCTTGACTATTTTGAACCGATTAAAGAACACAGGAGTCGTTGCAGTTGTTCGTGGAACATCAAAAGAAGAAGCCTTAAAAGCTAGTCATGCCATTATTAAAGGTGGTTTGACAGGTATTGAATTAACCTATACAGTCCCAAATGCTTGCGACATCATTCAAGAATTGACTTCAACGTATCAAAATCAAAAAGAAATTGTAATCGGTGCTGGTACTGTTCTAGATGCAACAACCGCACGTCTTGCAATTATGGCTGGCGCTGAATACATCGTTAGCCCCAGCTTCAATCAAGAAACAGCTGAAATTTGCAATCTTTATCAAATTCCATACTTGCCAGGTTGCATGACAATCACTGAAATGCAACGAGCTTTAACAAGCGGAGCAGATATCGTTAAATTATTTCCTGGCAGTGTCTATGGCCCAACAGTAATTTCTGCTTTTAAAGCGCCTATGCCTCAATTAAATATTATGCCTACTGGTGGTGTTAGTTTAGAAAATATGAAAGATTGGTTTAAAGCAGGTGTTGTGGCCGTTGGCGTTGGAGGAAATTTACTTGCTCCCGCCTCCACTGGAAATTTTGAGCAGGTGACGGAAATCGCTCAACAATATGCAGCAAAATTAAAAGAAATCAGGGGATAATTTATGGGGAAAATAGTGACATTAGGAGAAATCATGTTACGTTTGTCTACTCATCCTGGTGAACGTATCGGACAAAACAAACAATTTCAAGCCCATTTTGGTGGTGGCGAAGCTAATGTTGCGATTTCCTTAGCTAATTTTGGACATGACGTTTCATTTGCTAGTAAAGTACCGAATAGTTCAATCGGAATGTCGGTAAAAAAACATCTCCAACGTTACGGAGTAGAAACCAATCACCTGCTTTTTGGAGGTGAAAGACTGGGTACCTATTACATGGAATTCGGTATTGGAGAACGTGGGACTTCTGTCATTTACGATCGTAAAGGTTCGAGCTTTGCAGAAATGACAAGCCTTGAGTGGTCTATCGAAAAGTTGTTTAGAAATGCTGATATTTTCCATATTTCAGGAATTGTACCTGCTTTAGCTAAGAACTGGCCCTCTCTCACGCTCACATTAATTCAAGAAGCTAAAAAAGCTGGCTGTAAAGTAAGTTTTGATATGAACTATCGGTCAAAATTATGGACACAAAAAGAAGCTGGTGACGTATTCAATCAGCTTTTACCTTATGTTGATATTTGTTCTGCAGGTGAAAAGGACGCTTTGTATTTACTCGATATCGCTCCTGCTCCCACTACTAAAAAAAATCAACTCAATTATTATTATCAAGAAATGCATCACCGTTATCCAAACATTACTGTTTTTTACTCAACAAAACGAAAGATTCACTCCGCAAGTGCCAATCAACTAACGGGTACGTTATGGATGAATCACACATACTACGAATCACAGCGTCACGAAATCAATCCCATTGTAGATCGTGTTGGAGGAGGAGATGCTTTTGCTGGAGGAGTTTTACACGGCCTTCTTTCAAACAGAACGCCTCAAGAAATAGTCAACTTTGCAACGGCAGCTTCTGCTTTAAAACACACTATCCATGGCGACTGCAATCAATTTACTCAAGAAGAAGTCCAAGCCTTTTTAACTACTGGCTCTGGCAAAATCATACGTTAGAGGAGCATACAATCATGCAAACGATGGAAACACGTTACACACACAGCCCTAAAGATATTGAACACTATTCCACAGAACAACTACGAAATGAATTTTTAGTAGAAAAAGTCTTCATTCCTGGAGAAATTACCTTAACTTATACACACAATGACCGCATGATTTTTGGCGGTGTCACTCCGACTGAGTCTGAGTTAGAGATTCGCTTAGACAAAGAACTTGGTGTGGACTATTTCTTAGAACGACGAGAACTTGGTGTGATTAATATTGGAGGCCCTGGTTTTATCGAAATTGATGGAAAAAAAGAAGAAATGAAAAAACAAGATGGCTATTATATTGGAAAAGAAACGCGTCATGTTATTTTTTCATCCACTGATTCTAAAAATCCAGCAAAATTCTATCTTAGCTCTGCACCTGCTCATCATAAATATCCAAATGTAAAAATAAATATTGATCAGATTAAGCCAATGGAAACAGGTGAAGGTTTGACTTTAAATCAACGTAAAATTTATCAATACATTCATCCAAATATTTGTGAAAGTTGCCAA carries:
- a CDS encoding PTS mannose/fructose/sorbose transporter subunit IIAB → MKHIVLVSHGEMAQGVKATLEMLIGKQDTVHAVSLRADGDNIQFEEDLTEKMKALYEEEIIIIADLLGGTPCNVAVKNYLTNENIMIIAGMSLPLVIEAAMNPLATIKELVKVGSDGAVDVKVQLKQAADTMDQATVEDNIIECYPNAEDATIVNTRIDERLIHGQVAGIWSTSLDTQRIIVANDAAAADPLQKSSLRMATPTSMRLSVLPVIKAAQNIQSGKYGKQRIFLLFKNPTDVLTFIEAGGKLATVNVGNMSHKTGTREVTKSIKVLPEEEIVFEKIATTGVSLTAQLVPNDPSIDFLSKLRN
- a CDS encoding glycoside hydrolase family 35 protein produces the protein MHVFEIKEDFLLDGKPIKLISGAIHYFRMTPAQWEDSLYNLKALGANTVETYIPWNIHEPLEGQFDFEGNKNIEKFVKLAQSLELMVILRPSVYICAEWEFGGLPSWILKEKGIRLRSTDPRFMQKVRNYFSMLIPKLTPLQLTEGGPVIMMQIENEYGSYGMEKEYLRQTKDLMREFGVTQPLFTSDGAWNEVLDAGTLIEEDIFVTGNFGSQSKENATVLRDFMHRHGKNWPIMCMEYWDGWFNRWGEAIVKRDADDLARDVKDMLQIGSLNLYMFHGGTNFGFYNGCSARGSLDLPQITSYDYDALLTEWGEPTEKYYAVQKVIKEVCPDVWQAPPRSKKLTSFGSYPVTASVSLFNTLNTMSSAIHSSYPKSMEEASTGYGYLLYSINIKNYFHENKLKIVEAGDRVQVFIEGDPIATQYQQSLGDELTYSSSSLNETLAVDFLVENLGRVNYGFKFNSPTQSKGIRGGIIHDIHFHQGYTHYPLPLDSAQIRAIDFSAQPNEHQPSFYQIKLTLTDVEDTFIDCSAYGKGCVFVNGINLGRYWDKGPVYSLYCPKEFLTKGDNEIVIFETEGIAIDFLTFLDHPLYKKNS
- a CDS encoding GntR family transcriptional regulator; amino-acid sequence: MIPKYEQIKQELLSEIKNHQFVPGDKFYSEADIKQRYKVSSITAVKALNELTSAGYLYRIQGKGTFVSKSKVAQSVKFSDIENHSLDSETVKVISVEEEQDPDILTKLGLASTESYYKIKRVRCVGEIPFLLHITHLPKRLMKEPISKDLSIYASVYERVRKDFGIDLFSLASTETNEIEFPEDAELLNLLCLSFREPVVKQMKYSYLADNSVAEYILSYKHWKYFKTKIEVEAE
- a CDS encoding PTS mannose/fructose/sorbose/N-acetylgalactosamine transporter subunit IIC, producing the protein MHLAAYQIILITIYAFIAINDSLISNTLTQPAIAGMISGLIMGDLETGLMVGGTLQLMRLGIAAFGGASVPDYFTGAVLGTAFAIISGKGAEYGIGLAVPVSLLMLQLDVVARFCNVYLLHRVDKAIDKMQLNRIPRLVLSGSFLWGLSRAIPILLMLLVGDAAVTTLTNNMPEWLMTGLKTAGGVLPVVGVAILLRYLPTKQYIPYLLVGFFLAAYLNVPMLGVSIIGVVAAMLVFKRDSNKIQEVATTSNTNTLEGGFDGDE
- a CDS encoding glycoside hydrolase family 88 protein, producing MTILLENKQRLITLGESISSQWLETQLDLCIKKIEQNMLRFGEKFPSACGTNGHYRLKENDDWTNGFWTGMLWLSYEATQNESFLNLALKNMESFQERLDCHFVLDHHDIGFLYSLSAGAGYKITKNEAYKKQLLQAADVLLARFQPNGQFIQAWGKYGEEKEYRLIIDSLINLPLLFEATRLSNNPIYAATAKKHYWTLLTTVIRENATTYHTYYFNPETGKPSHGATHQGNSDHSIWARGQSWAVLGIPLNESFLHSNPFPQNYPAIVDQFIEHLPADLVPYWDFDFTDEKPSAKDSSSLAIAACGLLEASKLDAYPDADAIAKGMIYQLGEHYSTKNNEANEGLLLHGVYAYAEGKGIDEPNLWGDYFYLEALTRLANKNWQRYW
- a CDS encoding sugar kinase, with product MGKIVTLGEIMLRLSTHPGERIGQNKQFQAHFGGGEANVAISLANFGHDVSFASKVPNSSIGMSVKKHLQRYGVETNHLLFGGERLGTYYMEFGIGERGTSVIYDRKGSSFAEMTSLEWSIEKLFRNADIFHISGIVPALAKNWPSLTLTLIQEAKKAGCKVSFDMNYRSKLWTQKEAGDVFNQLLPYVDICSAGEKDALYLLDIAPAPTTKKNQLNYYYQEMHHRYPNITVFYSTKRKIHSASANQLTGTLWMNHTYYESQRHEINPIVDRVGGGDAFAGGVLHGLLSNRTPQEIVNFATAASALKHTIHGDCNQFTQEEVQAFLTTGSGKIIR
- a CDS encoding DUF2264 domain-containing protein, whose amino-acid sequence is MKNKEMTFITQKDYVTALEKIMQPLRQELLFSSTSGLNLGTSGAVYTQQRAEMEALIRPLWGLSALWTIEKDSPLQLAYLEKITQGTDPTSPVYWGDIQNYDQYIVESAALSLTILLHKDYFFDALSKKSKTNLINWLNQALERKIPKNNWTFFKILIRIALSSCGEKLDQQALDVELKLIDSMYLGDGWYKDGQETQRDYYVPFAFHYYGLIYATFMKDIDPVRSKIFIERATYFSKDFIYYFDEDGEALPFGRSLTYRFAQAAFFSALIFADVEAIPWGEMKTLMSAHLTNWMNHDIFTVDGRLSIGYHYENLIMAEGYNAPGSPYWGLKFFLLLAVPDTHPFWQASPVPLSKRSKKLVHNGNMLLHYNHNHSHLLGYPAGLMLKNQAHAQAKYSKFVYSTKFGFSVPKASISYEEGAFDNTLAVSCDLNSYYRTKGEVTDYLLTETYTTQTWHPFEGVSITTTIYPFGEWHLRVHEIETSRSLDLREGGFSVPLLGQHPKATHSQTEACIHEGKLTSQIVAIEGYDTAEIIRPEVNTSLFFPRTSFPSLQTTISAGKHRLICLVGGIVSNTTKKGR
- a CDS encoding bifunctional 4-hydroxy-2-oxoglutarate aldolase/2-dehydro-3-deoxy-phosphogluconate aldolase; this encodes MKRLTILNRLKNTGVVAVVRGTSKEEALKASHAIIKGGLTGIELTYTVPNACDIIQELTSTYQNQKEIVIGAGTVLDATTARLAIMAGAEYIVSPSFNQETAEICNLYQIPYLPGCMTITEMQRALTSGADIVKLFPGSVYGPTVISAFKAPMPQLNIMPTGGVSLENMKDWFKAGVVAVGVGGNLLAPASTGNFEQVTEIAQQYAAKLKEIRG
- a CDS encoding PTS system mannose/fructose/sorbose family transporter subunit IID, translating into MSNQKLTKQELNKISWRYILGSQLNWNYERMMSSGYLYGILPVLKKFYGHDEEQLQDMLRTHNQFFNTNAIFGNLIMGIDVAIEEEDGYKAKDTIIALKTALMGSLAGVGDSLFHVIWGTIFGSVAGTLAQNGSVVGCVIWIIANIALLFGRAALLPLGYKQGVKLVTTLKDKLSAFTNAATVLGITVIGALIPSVIKATVPFVYKKNGVELVIQDTLDAILPSLVPILLVLLTYWMLGQKKLNSTRVIWIILILSIALSAFGILG
- the kduI gene encoding 5-dehydro-4-deoxy-D-glucuronate isomerase; this translates as MQTMETRYTHSPKDIEHYSTEQLRNEFLVEKVFIPGEITLTYTHNDRMIFGGVTPTESELEIRLDKELGVDYFLERRELGVINIGGPGFIEIDGKKEEMKKQDGYYIGKETRHVIFSSTDSKNPAKFYLSSAPAHHKYPNVKINIDQIKPMETGEGLTLNQRKIYQYIHPNICESCQLQMGYTILEPGSAWNTMPCHTHERRMEAYVYFDYTNEETKVFHMMGKPDETKHLVVGNEQAVISPSWSIHSGVGTSNYSFIWAMCGENITYTDMDMVTMNDLK